A genomic region of Scomber japonicus isolate fScoJap1 chromosome 5, fScoJap1.pri, whole genome shotgun sequence contains the following coding sequences:
- the sema3ab gene encoding semaphorin-3ab, whose amino-acid sequence MGSLWGSIVLLCGVVLLRTEDSGAQQTKNNVPRLKLSYKDMLGSNNLVTFEGLANSSAYHTFLLDEEKGRLVVGAKDHIFSFNLLNISKDYTQIPWPASPTRRDECKWAGKDLSRECSNFIKVLQPFNQTHFYVCGTGAFHPVCSYLEVGRKPEDSLFRLESHIENGRGKSPYDPKLLTASMLIDGELYAGTSADFMGRDFAIFRTLGTHHPIRTEQHDSRWLNDPRFVGVHQIPESDNPEDDKIYLFFRENAMDGEHAGKATHARIGQLCKNDLGGHRSLVNKWTTFLKARLICSVPGSNGIDTHFDELQDVFLMSTKDPKSPMIYAVFTTSSNIFKGSAVCMYSMTDIRRVFLGPYAHRDGPNYQWVPFQGRVPYPRPGTCPSKTFGGFDTTKDLPDEVVTFARSHPAMFNPIYPINHHPIIVKTDVDYQFTQIVVDKVEAEDGQYDVMFIGTDMGTILKVVSIPRGSWHDLEEVLLEEMTVFREPTAIRAMELSTKQQQLYLGSDIGVSQMPLHRCEVYGKACAECCLARDPYCAWDGTECSRYFPMAKRRTRRQDIRNGDPLTQCSDLQHHDELNGQTTLLDKTVYGVENSSTFLECSPKSQRALTYWQYQRSTEDRKQEIKSEERFIRTDQGLLIRTLNKRDSGIYLCLAVEHGFMQTLLKVTLEVIDTDRLEDMLHRDEEAAASAPVQDLSSPRETPNQKLWYRDFLSLVNHPTLNSVDEFCEQVWKRERKHRRQKAHLVQQVQIHQQQQQQQQHQQQHQQKVVVSPHSHMHAQGLVAKWKHLQERQKGRNRRTHELERAPRSV is encoded by the exons ATATGTTGGGGTCAAACAACCTTGTGACATTTGAAGGGCTGGCCAACAGTTCAGCTTACCACACCTTCCTGTTAGATGAGGAGAAAGGGAGACTTGTGGTGGGAGCCAAGGACCACATCTTCTCCTTTAACCTCCTCAACATTAGCAAAGACTACACACAG ATCCCTTGGCCAGCTTCTCCTACCAGAAGAGATGAATGCAAGTGGGCAGGAAAAGATCTCTCG AGGGAGTGCTCAAATTTCATCAAGGTGTTGCAGCCATTCAACCAAACCCATTTCTATGTGTGTGGGACAGGAGCCTTCCACCCTGTGTGTTCCTACCTGGAGGTGGGAAGGAAACCAGAG GACAGCTTGTTTAGACTGGAGTCTCACATAGAAAATGGGCGAGGGAAGAGTCCCTATGATCCAAAGCTGCTCACTGCATCCATGCTAATTG ATGGGGAACTGTATGCTGGAACATCAGCTGACTTCATGGGGCGAGACTTCGCCATCTTCCGCACACTTGGCACGCATCACCCAATCAGGACAGAGCAGCATGATTCCCGTTGGCTCAATG ATCCCAGGTTTGTCGGTGTTCATCAGATTCCAGAGAGTGACAACCCAGAAGATGATAAAATCTACCTGTTCTTCAGGGAGAATGCTATGGATGGAGAGCATGCTGGGAAAGCTACACATGCACGCATCGGCCAACTCTGCAAA AATGACCTGGGTGGTCACAGGAGTCTGGTAAATAAATGGACCACATTCTTGAAGGCCCGACTCATTTGTTCTGTGCCTGGCAGTAATGGAATAGACACACACTTTGATGAACTAC AGGATGTTTTTCTGATGAGCACAAAGGATCCCAAGAGCCCAATGATATATGCAGTATTTACCACCTCCAG TAACATCTTCAAAGgttcagctgtgtgtatgtacagcATGACAGACATCAGGAGAGTGTTTCTGGGTCCTTACGCTCATAGAGATGGACCCAACTATCAGTGGGTGCCCTTCCAGGGACGTGTTCCTTACCCACGACCTGGCACA TGCCCAAGCAAGACATTTGGAGGATTTGATACAACCAAGGACCTTCCTGATGAAGTCGTAACCTTTGCCAGAAGCCATCCAGCTATGTTCAATCCTATCTACCCGATTAACCATCATCCAATCATAGTCAAAACAGATGTAGACTATCAGTTCACCCAAATAGTGGTAGATAAGGTAGAGGCAGAAGATGGACAGTATGACGTCATGTTCATAGGCACAG ACATGGGGACAATTCTGAAAGTCGTGTCAATCCCCAGAGGCTCCTGGCATGACCTGGAGGAAGTCCTGCTGGAGGAAATGACTGTCTTTAGA GAGCCAACAGCCATTAGAGCAATGGAACTTTCGACAAAACAG CAACAACTGTACCTGGGCTCAGACATTGGTGTGTCCCAGATGCCTTTACATCGGTGTGAGGTTTATGGGAAAGCCTGCGCTGAATGCTGCCTGGCCAGGGACCCTTACTGTGCATGGGATGGCACTGAATGCTCCAGATACTTCCCGATGGCTAAGAG gAGAACAAGGAGACAAGATATCAGGAATGGAGACCCACTCACACAGTGTTCAGATCTGCAACACCATG ATGAACTAAACGGGCAGACAACTCTTCTGGATAAAACTGTGTATGGTGTGGAGAACAGCAGCACTTTCCTTGAGTGTAGCCCCAAGTCACAGAGAGCTCTGACATATTGGCAGTATCAACGCTCCACCGAAGACCGCAAACAAGAG ATCAAATCAGAGGAACGTTTCATCCGCACAGACCAGGGCCTGCTGATTCGCACACTTAACAAGAGGGATTCTGGGATCTACCTGTGCCTGGCAGTGGAGCATGGCTTCATGCAGACACTTCTGAAGGTGACCTTAGAAGTCATTGACACTGACCGCCTGGAGGATATGCTACATCGTGATGAAGAGGCAGCTGCCAGTGCCCCTGTCCAGGACCTTTCTTCACCTCGAGAAACTCCCAATCAAAAGCTGTGGTACAGAGACTTCTTGTCTTTGGTCAACCATCCAACTCTGAACAGCGTGGATGAGTTCTGTGAGCAAGTttggaagagggagagaaagcacAGAAGGCAGAAAGCTCACCTGGTGCAGCAAGTACAAatacaccagcagcagcagcagcaacagcagcatcagcagcagcatcagcagaaGGTTGTAGTGAGCCCTCACAGCCACATGCATGCTCAAGGGCTGGTAGCCAAGTGGAAACACCTGCAAGAGAGGCAGAAGGGGCGCAACCGCAGGACCCACGAACTGGAAAGGGCCCCCCGCAGTGTCTGA